In Hemitrygon akajei chromosome 17, sHemAka1.3, whole genome shotgun sequence, one DNA window encodes the following:
- the LOC140740691 gene encoding uncharacterized protein isoform X1 yields the protein MLGKLVSFLLGERDGDDCEEKGVMNNILYENVEDDWVMVDIQDQYPVLKLENAPVKNLLTEHPSMSVYSLRITNSDGEEEAELEDLESLRTVHHAPRITFSLTEKDGVLHRNHVRFMQRIRLHAERKKLSRNHLLRQNRAWKRHSGKKKTSHCFKQPCPRISRHSRR from the exons ATGCTTGGAAAACTTGTTTCCTTTCTCTTGGGTGAGAGAGATGGTGATGATTGTGAAGAAAAGGGTGTCATGAATAACATTCTTTATGAGAACGTGGAGGATGACTGGGTTATGGTGGATATCCAAG ATCAATATccagtgctgaaactggaaaatgCTCCAGTAAAAAACCTCCTGACTGAGCACCCAAGCATGTCTGTTTACTCTCTGAGGATTACGAACAGTGACGGCGAGGAAGAAGCTGAGTTGGAGGATCTGGAGAGTCTCAG GACTGTTCATCATGCCCCCAGAATCACATTCTCTTTGACTGAAAAAGATGGCGTGCTCCATAGAAACCACGTGCGTTTCATGCAACGCATCAGATTACATGCAGAGCGCAAGAAACTGAGTCGTAATCATCTTCTGAGACAAAATCGAGCATGGAAGCGGCATTCTGGCAAAAAGAAAACCTCCCATTGTTTTAAACAGCCATGTCCACGCATTTCCAGACATTCAAGGCGATAA